The Halorussus gelatinilyticus genome contains the following window.
GAGACGCTCCTCGAAGCCGGCGAGGAGGAGGACTGGGACCTGCCCTACGCGTGTCGGCAGGGTCAGTGTCTCTCGTGCGGTGGCAAGGTGCAGGACGGCGACGCGCACGACTACGTCCGCCACAGCAACAACGAGACGCTCGGCGAGGACGAGGTCGAGAAGGGGTACGTCCTGACGTGTACCGCCTACCCGACCGACGACTTCACGCTCGAAACTAACGAGACGCCCTGAGACGCACGGCCGTTCGACGGGCCGTTCCGGACCGACGTAGAGATTCTCTTTTCTCCGCGCCGTCGTACAATTTCAACCCGAAGCATTGAAATCCTAAGAAGTACTGGAATCGGACAGTGGCATCGAAATCCGACGATCTCACTGAGGGCGGGTTGGCACGCCCCCTCTTTCATCTGGCGTGGCCCATCGTCGTCACCCAGTTGCTCCAGGTCGCCTACAACGTCGGCGACGCCTTCTGGTTGGGCCGCTACTCCGCGAACGCGGTCGGCGCGATCAGCCTCGCCTTCCCTCTGATATACTTCCTCATCGCGTTCGGCGGCGGGTTCAACGTCGCGGGAAGCACGCTGGTCGCCCAGTACATGGGCGCCGACAGCGACGGCTCGGCCGGCAAGGTCGCGGGCCAGACGCTCGGCTTCGTCGTCCTCGTCGGGGTGATTCTGAGCGCCGTGGGTCACTTCGGCTCCGGGCCGATGCTGTCGCTGTTCCCGAGCGACGCCGCCACCGCCACGTCGGTCGTCCCGCTGGCCGAGCAGTACATGGAGATATTCTTCCTCGGACTCCCCTTCATGTTCGGCTTTCTGGCGTTCTCGGCGCTCCTACGCGGATACGGCGACACCCGGACGCCGATGCGGGTCATGGCGGTCACGGTCGTCCTCAACGTCGTGTTGGACCCCTTGCTGATATTCGGCGTCGGTCCGGTCCCGGCGCTGGGTATCGAGACCGCCCTCGTCCCGGAGATGGGCATCGAGGGCGCGGCGCTCGCCACGCTCCTCGCCCGCGTGGTCGGCGGTCTCGTCGGCGTCTACGTGCTGTTCTTCACGAACACCGGGCCGGACGTCCGTCTCGACCACCTCGCGCCGGACTTCGACTACGTCAGGGACATCGTGCGCATCGGGATTCCCTCGGCGCTCGAACAGTCGGCGGGCGCGCTGGCGATGGTGATGCTCACGGTGATGATCGTCACCTTCGAGCCGTCGGTCATCGCAGCGTACGGTCTCGGCAACCGACTCATCTCGCTGGTGTTCCTCCCCGCGGTCGGTCTCGGCAAGGCGACCAACACCGTCGTCGGCCAGAACCTCGGCGCTGGGAACGCCGAGCGCGCGGAACGTGCGGTTCGGCTCGCGGCGAGCGTCGGGGCGGGCGTGATGCTCGTGCTGGCGGTCGTCGCCGCGACGGTGCCCCAACCCATCGTCGAGGTGTTCATGGCGACCGGCACGGCCGAGGCCGCAGAGACGGTCGAGTACGCCGTGGAGTACCTCCGGATTCGGACGGTCGAGTTCGCCTTCATCGGCGTGTTCCAGGTGCTAGTCGGAGCGTTCCGCGGCGCGGGCAACACCAAAGTCGCCATGGTCATCTCGATGGTCACGCTCTGGGTCGTCCGCGTGCCCGCGGTCTACCTCCTCGCGTTCGAGACGACGCTCGGTCCGACCGGCATCTGGGTCGGCGTCGCCCTCGGCCACGTCGTCGGCGCTATCGCCGCCGCGGCGTGGTTCACCCGCGGGACGTGGAAGGACGCCGTCATCGACAGCGGCTCGGCGGAACCCGTGGCCGAGACTCCCGTCGCAGAGGACTGATTGCGGCTATCATAACCGTTAAACCCGCGTCCGGAGTACGAACGTGTGCGGGCGGCTAGTTCAGCGGACAGAACGCTTGGTTCCGGACCAAGAGGCCATGGGTTCAAATCCCATGCCGCCCGCTATTCTCCAACGCACACGATACTGACGACGGTGAGCGCGCTATCTTCCGTTTAGCCGTGCGACGAGCCCGAGCGACGCTATCTGAATCACAATTCAAACCGAAGTCGTTATCTGAAGACAGTTTCAAACAGCTATCGATGACAGAAGCTACGACCCGAATCCGTCGGCTCCTCACCGACGAACTCGGGGAATGCTGTGAGTCGGACGTGAAACAGCGACTCGACGAGTTGGAGTCGCTGGCGGACGCCGCGCTCGGGAGCGACGAGGTTCGGCCGGTCTTCGCCGTCCTCGGGAACGAGACGCGGTATCGCCTCGCTCGCGTCCTCGCCGCCGCCGAGGACGACCTCTGCGTCTGCGAACTCGAACCGCTGGTGGAGGTCAGCGAGAGCGCGGTGAGCCACGCCCTGTCGGACCTCGTGGACGCCGGCCTCGCCACTCGCCGTAAGGACGGCAACTGGCGCTACTACGCGTCCACGTCGCTCGCCGAGGAGTTGTTCGCGACCGCCGACCGGGAGGTGGCCGCGGAATGAGCGACGACCTCGGCGTCCTCGACAGATACCTGACGGTCTGGATCGGTCTCGCGATGGTCGTCGGCGTCGCGCTCGGCCGCTTCGTGCCCGGCGTCGCGGACGTACTCAACTCGGTCACGTGGCACGGGACGAGTCTGCCAATCGCGCTGGGGCTGTTCGTGATGATCTTCCCCATCATGGCCGAGATCGACTACGGTCGCATCCCCCGGGTCACGCGCACGGCCCGGAAGGAGATCGGTCTGACGCTCGCGTTCAACTGGCTGGTCGCGCCGTTCCTCATGTACGGACTCGCGGTGTTCTTCCTCGGGGGCCACCCCGAGTTCGTGACCGGTCTCGTCATCGTGGGCATCGCGCCCTGCATCGCCATGGTGCTGGTCTGGAACGAACTCGCGGCCGGGAACCAAGAGATGTGCGCGGTCTGCGTCGGCGTCAACAGCCTCCTGCAAATCGCGCTGTTCGTCCCCTACGCGTTCCTGTTCCTGACCGTCCTCCGGGGGACGGCGGTGGACGTCTCGATGGGGCTCGTCGCCCAGATGGTTCTCGTGTTCCTCGGGCTTCCGCTCGCGCTCGGCTACCTCGCCCAACGGGTCGCGTTCCGGACCATCGGCCGCGAGGCGTACTACGGCCGGGTCGTCCCGCGAATCGGTCCGTTCGGCCTGCTCGGACTGCTGTTCACGGTCGTCGTGATGTTCGCGCTCAAGGGCGACTACATCGTCTCGAACCCCGGCGAAATCGTCCTCATCGCGGTTCCGCTGTTCGTCTTCTTCGCGGGCCTGTGGGCCGTCGCGTACGGCGTCAGCGCGTTCGTCGGGTTCGACTACGCCGAGAGCGTGAGCGTGGCGTTCACCGCGGCCTCGAACAACTTCGAACTCGCCATCGCGGTCGCCGTCGCCGTCTTCGGTATCGAGAGCAACGTCGCGCTCGCCACCGTCGTCGGCCCGCTCATCGAAGTGCCCGTCATGCTCGCGCTGGTCCGGGTCGCGCTCGCGACGAGAGACTCCCTGTTCGCGGACGCCGCGGGCACGTCGGGGCCGGCGTACTCCGACTGACGCCCCCGCCCACCGCGACGACTGCGCCGACCGCGTCGAGCGCCGTCCGATTCGCCGGAGGCGATAGTTCTTACTCGCTCGCCCGAGAGGGACCGACAGATGACCGCGACAGTTCGACTCCGCCGCGCCCTCGAAAAGTGCGAGACCGAACGGGCACCCGATCCGCGCCTGACGGTCTTCGACGTGACGCCCGAGCGAACCGACGACGCGATTCTGCTCTCGGGCACCGTCCTGACCGACCACCTGAAAGCGAGAGCGGTCGAGGCCGTCGAAGCGGTCGCCGACGCGCCCGTCGCCGCGACAGACGTGACCGTCCTCGACGCCGAGGCCCGCCGGCGGACAATCACCGCGCCGGTCGCGCCGATCCGCGGGGCGCCGGCCGACGACGCCGAGCAGGTGACGCAGGTACTCTACGGCGCGGCCGTCGAGGCGTTCGACGCCGACGGCGACTGGCGTCGGGTCCGGACGCCCGACGGCTACGTCGCGTGGGTCGAACGCGCCGCGCTCGCGGAGTCGGTCGGAATCGACGCCGACGCGGTGGTGTCGGCCGGGGTCGTCCGCGACCTCGCCGGCGGTGAGGTCGCGGGCTCGTCCGAGACCGCCCCCGCCGACGAGTCCGACGTCCCAGAAACGCTCTACGCGGGCACCGAGTGCCGGATTCTGGACGAGGACGCGGATGGAGAGCGGTCGGCCGGAAGTCGGTCGGACGGAGGACGGTCGGCCAGCGAGTCGGAATCCGCCGCGGCGGACTCCGACGGGCGCGTCCGGGTCCGGTTCCGGACCGGCGCGGAGCGAACCCTGCCGGCCGACACCGTGGCTCGGACTCCGGCCGAACCGACCCGCGAGGGCGTGGTCGCGGCGGCCCGGAGCTACCTCGGCACCGAGTACGTCTGGGGCGGCATGACGGTCGAGGGCATCGACTGCTCCGGACTAACGTGGACGGCGTACCACCGAAACGGCGTCTCGCTCCCCCGCGACGCCGACCTCCAGCGTCGAATCGGCGAGGAGGTGGCCCGCGAGGAGGTCGCGGGCGACGAACTCGCGCCGGGCGACCTGCTATTCTTCCCCGGCCACGTCGCGCTGAGTCTCGGCGGAGCGGAGTTCGTCCACGCCTACGGCGACGCGAACGAGGTCGTCGTGGACAGCCTCGACCCCGACGCCGAGAACTACAACGCGCAACTGGACGAGGACTTCGAGTTGGCGACGCGACCGCTCTGAGCTAGCGACGCGACCGCGCCGAAAACTATCCGAGGGAAGCGCCGACCCATACATGCGTGGGGGTCCAATTTTACCGTTCCACGCGTCACGGACAGGCATGGATTTACGGAGTGCGTTCGACCCGCCGGTCCCGACCGTCGTCCTCGCGGAGGGCGAGTTCGGGCGTCCCGGCGGCAAGACCGCGAACGGCGTCGTCAGCCACAGCGAACTGTTCGAGACGCGGGCGGTCGTGGACTCGACTCGCGCGGGCCGGACGGTCGGCGAGGTCCTCGACCACCCCGGCCGCTCGGACGTGCCGGTCGTCTCGTCGGTCGAGGAGGCCCTGAGCGTCGCGCCCGAGACCGAGGCGCTGGTCGTCGGCGTCGCGCCCGCGGGCGGCGACCTGCCGAACGCGTGGAAGGCCGACATCCGCGACGCCATCCGAGCGGGCTGCGACGTGGTGTCGGGACTCCACGTCTTCCTCGGCGAGCGCGAGGAGTGGCGCGAGTTGGCCGACGACGCGGGCGTCCGCCTGTTCGACGTGCGCAAGCCGCCCGAAGAGGACGACCTCCGGGTCGGCGACGGGCGGGTGGACGACGCGGACGCGACGGTCGTCCTCACGCTCGGCACGGACTGCGCGGTCGGCAAGCGGACGACGACCTTCGAACTCTACCGGGCCGCCAAGGAAGCGGGTCTCGACGCGGGGTGGGTCGCGACCGGGCAAACGGGAATCATGGTGGGCGCGCACCGCGGCGTCGTCGTGGACCGCGTGCCCGCCGACTTCACCGCCGGCGTCGTGGAGGACTTGGTCTGCGGGGTCGCCGAGGACCACGAGGTGGTCTTCGTGGAGGGACAGGCCGCGCTCTCACACCGGGCGTACTCGGGCGTGACGCTCTCGTTGCTCCACGGCGCGAACCCCGACGCCGTCGTGCTGGCCCACGACCCCGACCGCGAGACTCGGACCCACTTCGACCGGTTCTCGGTCGGCTCTGCCGCGGCCGAAATCGACCTGATAGAGTCGCTCGCCGACACCGAGGTCGCGGCCGTCTCGACGTGGGGCGACCCCGACGAGAGCGACCTCGGGCGACCCGCGGCGAACGTCTACCACGAGGGCGGCCCGGAGCGACTCTTGGAGGCGGTCAGGGAGGCGACCGACTCGTGACCGACGACGCGAGCGTCGGCGACGCCGGACGCGAGGCGAACGCCGAAATTCCGGTCGCCGAGGTCCGAGCCGACCCGCTGAACCTCGAACTCGACGCGCCCTTCGAAATCGCGCTCGGCACGCGCCACGAGGCACGGAACCTCCTCGTGGAAGTCGAGACCGAGGCGGGCGTCGTCGGCTACGGCGAGGGGTCGCCCCTGCCGCCCGTGACCGGCGAGACGCAGGGTGCCGCGGTCGAAGTCGCGCGGGCGGCCGCCGACCTGCTCGCGGGCCGGGACCTCGCCGACTACCGCGCCGTCTGTGAGGACCTCCGGGCGGCGTTTCCCGGCGCGAACTCGGCGCTGTTCGCGCTCGAAACCGCGGTGCTGGACGCCTACTGTCGGAGCAGGGGGCTCGCGCTCTCGGAACTGTTCGGCGGGTCGCCCGGTTCCGTCGAGACCGACCTGACGATTCCCATCGTGGCGGCCGAGGAAGCCCGCGAGCGGGCTTCCTCGGCCGCGGGCGACGGCGGCGCGGGATTCTCGCACCTCAAGATCAAGACCGGCGACGAGGTGGAGGCGGCGGTCGAGCGCGTGGCGGCCGCCCGCGAGGGCGCGCCCGACGCCGAACTCAAGGTGGACGCGAATCAGGGCTGGACGCCCGAGGAGACGCTCCGGTTCCTCCGGCGACTCGGGGAGCGCGGCGTCGAGTTGGCACTGCTCGAACAGCCCGTCCACCGCGAGGACCTCGCGGGGTTGGCGCGGGTCCGGGACCGCGCGCGAGTCCCGGTCGCGGCCGACGAAGCGGTCTTCTCGCCCGAGGACGCGCTGGCGGTCGTCCGAGCGGACGCCGCGGACGCGCTGAACGTGAAGTTGGGCAAGTCCGGCCCGATGGCGGCCGCCGACATCGCGGCCATCGCCGAGGCCGCGAATCTGGAGTTGATGGTCGGCTGCATGCTCGAAAGCGCGCTCGGCATCCGGGCGAGCGCCCACGTCGTGGCGGGACTCGGATCGTTCGACTACGTGGACCTCGACGGCAACCGCCTGCTCGCCGAGGACGTGGTGGATTCGGGAGCGAGTTCGGGTCCCGAAATCGAGATTACCGGGCCGGGTCACGGCGTCGTTCCCGAGACCGAGCGATGAGGGCTTCGAGTAACGCGAACGGAACACTGATTACTACTGTCCACTGTCACCATTACTCATGAGCGTAACACGCATCTCGGACGCCGACGACGGCGTGTCGTACAAGCAGGTCGAACTCGACCTCTGGCACCCCAACTGCTGGACGCTGGAAGTGACCGACGACCACCCGAGCACCCACGTCATCGAAAAGTCGCTGTACCCGACCGACGACCAGATAAAGGGCGACTTCCTGCTCGTCGCGGACGGCGAGACGAGCATCGAGACGTTCGTCGAGGCCATCGACGACCACCGGGTCGTCGGCGAAGTCGCGGTCCTCAAGCAGTCCGACGAACGCGCTCGCGTCGTCGTCAACTACGAGCGCACGAGCAGCATCGTCCCCGACATCGTGAACTCCGAGTTCATGCCGGTCGACCCCGTCCACATCACCGAGGGCACCGAACACTGGACCGTGCTGGTCAGGGCGGACAGACTCGGTGACGTGGTCGAAGCGATGCAGGCGGAGTACGACGTGGACGTGAGTTCGATTCGGGAGGCCGACTCGAAGGAGAGCGTCGAGTTCGCCGACTTCGTGGACCAGGTCGAGGACCGCCTCTCGGCCCGCCAGACCGAGAGCCTGCTGAACGCCCGGCGCATCGGCTACTACAACTGGCCCCGCGACGTGTCGGCCGACGCCGTGGCCGACTGTCTGGAGGTGAGCAAGCCGACCGTCCTCGAACACCTCCGGAAGGGCGAGCAGAAGGTGTTGAACCTCTGTCTGGACGAGTTGGAACGCCGGCAGGGTCGACCGCGATGAGCGGCGATGCGGACGCGACGGCCGGGGAATCGCCATCCGACGACGCCGACGAATCGCCACTCGATGCCGAGAAATCGCCACCCGACGACGCCGACCTCGAAATCGCGGACGTTCTCGACGTGGACTACCCGAGCGCGCCCGAATGGTCGGCCGACGGCGCGTTTCTGGCGACGCTGGTCTACGAGGACGACGGGAACGCCCTCCGAATCGTCGCGCCCGGCGAGTCGGCCGCGTCGTCGGACGCGGCCGACTCGTCCGACGCCGGAATCAGTGGCCACGTCACCGGATTCGCGTGGGCACCCGAGACCCGACCCACCGAGTTCGTCCTGACCACCGACGCGGGCGAGACCTACCGGGGCGACGCCGCCGACCGGTCGCTCCGACTCGTCGCCCGGTCGCCCGCGGGCGAGGCCCACCACGAGTGGTCGCCGTCGGGAGACCGACTCGCGTTCTACCGCGACGGGGCGGTCTGCGTCCGCGACGCCGACTCGGGCGCCGAGCGCCGCCTCGACCTGCCGGGCCACGAGACGTTCCTGCCGAGCGAGCGCATGCTGGCGTGGGACGACGCGGGCGAGCGCCTCGCCTTCTCGTTCACCGACCGCGAGTCCCGACAGGTCGGCGTCGCGGACGCCGAGTCGGGCGACCTGCTGTGGCGGACCGACGCGCCGGCGTCGTGCGCGAATCCGGCGTGGCTCGCGGACGGCCGGGTCGTCTTCGAGCGCGTCGTGGCGAGCAGGACCGTCCGGTCGGTGGTCGCCGCCGACCCCGAGACCGGCGCGGAGACCGAACTGGTCCGCGACGAGGACGAGCGCGGCACCGTCTCGTCGGGCGCGCCGACCGTCTCGCCCGACGGGACCCGACTCGCCGTCGCGCTCCCGCTCGACGGGTGGGAACACGTCTTCGTCCTCGACTGCGAGACCGGCGAGCGTCGGCAACTGACCGCGGGCGAGTTCGAGGACAAGGGCCTCGCCGGGTCCTCGCCCCGGTGGGTGGACGGCGAGACGCTGGCGTTCGCGTCGAAC
Protein-coding sequences here:
- a CDS encoding MATE family efflux transporter — translated: MASKSDDLTEGGLARPLFHLAWPIVVTQLLQVAYNVGDAFWLGRYSANAVGAISLAFPLIYFLIAFGGGFNVAGSTLVAQYMGADSDGSAGKVAGQTLGFVVLVGVILSAVGHFGSGPMLSLFPSDAATATSVVPLAEQYMEIFFLGLPFMFGFLAFSALLRGYGDTRTPMRVMAVTVVLNVVLDPLLIFGVGPVPALGIETALVPEMGIEGAALATLLARVVGGLVGVYVLFFTNTGPDVRLDHLAPDFDYVRDIVRIGIPSALEQSAGALAMVMLTVMIVTFEPSVIAAYGLGNRLISLVFLPAVGLGKATNTVVGQNLGAGNAERAERAVRLAASVGAGVMLVLAVVAATVPQPIVEVFMATGTAEAAETVEYAVEYLRIRTVEFAFIGVFQVLVGAFRGAGNTKVAMVISMVTLWVVRVPAVYLLAFETTLGPTGIWVGVALGHVVGAIAAAAWFTRGTWKDAVIDSGSAEPVAETPVAED
- a CDS encoding ArsR/SmtB family transcription factor, whose product is MTEATTRIRRLLTDELGECCESDVKQRLDELESLADAALGSDEVRPVFAVLGNETRYRLARVLAAAEDDLCVCELEPLVEVSESAVSHALSDLVDAGLATRRKDGNWRYYASTSLAEELFATADREVAAE
- the arsB gene encoding ACR3 family arsenite efflux transporter, producing MSDDLGVLDRYLTVWIGLAMVVGVALGRFVPGVADVLNSVTWHGTSLPIALGLFVMIFPIMAEIDYGRIPRVTRTARKEIGLTLAFNWLVAPFLMYGLAVFFLGGHPEFVTGLVIVGIAPCIAMVLVWNELAAGNQEMCAVCVGVNSLLQIALFVPYAFLFLTVLRGTAVDVSMGLVAQMVLVFLGLPLALGYLAQRVAFRTIGREAYYGRVVPRIGPFGLLGLLFTVVVMFALKGDYIVSNPGEIVLIAVPLFVFFAGLWAVAYGVSAFVGFDYAESVSVAFTAASNNFELAIAVAVAVFGIESNVALATVVGPLIEVPVMLALVRVALATRDSLFADAAGTSGPAYSD
- a CDS encoding C40 family peptidase, with the translated sequence MTATVRLRRALEKCETERAPDPRLTVFDVTPERTDDAILLSGTVLTDHLKARAVEAVEAVADAPVAATDVTVLDAEARRRTITAPVAPIRGAPADDAEQVTQVLYGAAVEAFDADGDWRRVRTPDGYVAWVERAALAESVGIDADAVVSAGVVRDLAGGEVAGSSETAPADESDVPETLYAGTECRILDEDADGERSAGSRSDGGRSASESESAAADSDGRVRVRFRTGAERTLPADTVARTPAEPTREGVVAAARSYLGTEYVWGGMTVEGIDCSGLTWTAYHRNGVSLPRDADLQRRIGEEVAREEVAGDELAPGDLLFFPGHVALSLGGAEFVHAYGDANEVVVDSLDPDAENYNAQLDEDFELATRPL
- a CDS encoding DUF1611 domain-containing protein, producing the protein MDLRSAFDPPVPTVVLAEGEFGRPGGKTANGVVSHSELFETRAVVDSTRAGRTVGEVLDHPGRSDVPVVSSVEEALSVAPETEALVVGVAPAGGDLPNAWKADIRDAIRAGCDVVSGLHVFLGEREEWRELADDAGVRLFDVRKPPEEDDLRVGDGRVDDADATVVLTLGTDCAVGKRTTTFELYRAAKEAGLDAGWVATGQTGIMVGAHRGVVVDRVPADFTAGVVEDLVCGVAEDHEVVFVEGQAALSHRAYSGVTLSLLHGANPDAVVLAHDPDRETRTHFDRFSVGSAAAEIDLIESLADTEVAAVSTWGDPDESDLGRPAANVYHEGGPERLLEAVREATDS
- a CDS encoding dipeptide epimerase; translated protein: MPVAEVRADPLNLELDAPFEIALGTRHEARNLLVEVETEAGVVGYGEGSPLPPVTGETQGAAVEVARAAADLLAGRDLADYRAVCEDLRAAFPGANSALFALETAVLDAYCRSRGLALSELFGGSPGSVETDLTIPIVAAEEARERASSAAGDGGAGFSHLKIKTGDEVEAAVERVAAAREGAPDAELKVDANQGWTPEETLRFLRRLGERGVELALLEQPVHREDLAGLARVRDRARVPVAADEAVFSPEDALAVVRADAADALNVKLGKSGPMAAADIAAIAEAANLELMVGCMLESALGIRASAHVVAGLGSFDYVDLDGNRLLAEDVVDSGASSGPEIEITGPGHGVVPETER
- a CDS encoding helix-turn-helix domain-containing protein, whose product is MSVTRISDADDGVSYKQVELDLWHPNCWTLEVTDDHPSTHVIEKSLYPTDDQIKGDFLLVADGETSIETFVEAIDDHRVVGEVAVLKQSDERARVVVNYERTSSIVPDIVNSEFMPVDPVHITEGTEHWTVLVRADRLGDVVEAMQAEYDVDVSSIREADSKESVEFADFVDQVEDRLSARQTESLLNARRIGYYNWPRDVSADAVADCLEVSKPTVLEHLRKGEQKVLNLCLDELERRQGRPR